The Gammaproteobacteria bacterium genome contains a region encoding:
- the miaA gene encoding tRNA (adenosine(37)-N6)-dimethylallyltransferase MiaA, whose amino-acid sequence MKASLPCLFLMGPTAAGKTDLAAMLVEKFPFEVVSVDSAQVYRGMNVGTSKPDKAFLEKVPHRLIDLCDPSEPYSAAQFRSDALQAIEEIYSNGKVPLLVGGTMLYFRALERGLSQLPGADSRVREMLEARAAQIGWGAMHERLAAVDSVASQRIHPNDPQRIQRALEVYEITGVTLTEHYAKQSGQAFPWPVCKIVVTPSDRAVLRQRIKQRFYEMLELGLVDEVRALYEREDLNAGLPALRSVGYRQVWQYLEGNMSYDDMVEAGITATRQLAKRQITWLRSEKNTTWFDSMSGDLEKNVLQFVGNAVIG is encoded by the coding sequence CTTCTTTACCCTGTCTATTTTTAATGGGTCCAACAGCTGCTGGAAAAACTGACTTGGCTGCAATGCTGGTCGAAAAATTTCCTTTTGAAGTTGTTAGCGTTGATTCAGCTCAGGTGTACCGTGGGATGAACGTGGGTACATCTAAGCCAGATAAGGCATTTCTTGAGAAAGTTCCGCACCGTTTGATTGATCTATGTGACCCTAGCGAGCCTTATTCTGCCGCACAATTTCGCAGTGATGCTTTGCAGGCGATTGAAGAGATCTATTCGAATGGCAAAGTGCCATTGTTAGTGGGGGGGACTATGCTCTATTTTCGTGCGTTGGAGCGGGGTCTTTCTCAATTGCCTGGCGCGGATAGTCGTGTTCGTGAAATGTTGGAGGCGCGGGCGGCTCAAATAGGCTGGGGGGCAATGCATGAGCGTTTGGCGGCTGTTGATTCGGTTGCATCACAACGAATTCACCCTAATGATCCACAGCGAATTCAGCGCGCATTAGAGGTTTATGAAATTACAGGCGTTACGTTGACGGAGCATTATGCAAAGCAGTCGGGTCAGGCATTTCCTTGGCCTGTGTGTAAAATAGTTGTGACGCCAAGTGATCGTGCTGTATTGCGTCAGCGTATTAAACAACGATTTTATGAAATGCTTGAGCTAGGGTTGGTGGATGAAGTTCGAGCACTTTATGAAAGAGAGGATCTTAATGCTGGATTGCCTGCTTTGCGTTCAGTTGGGTATCGTCAAGTATGGCAATATCTGGAGGGTAATATGAGTTACGATGATATGGTTGAGGCGGGTATTACAGCAACGCGTCAGCTGGCTAAAAGACAGATAACCTGGTTACGTTCTGAAAAAAATACGACTTGGTTTGATAGTATGAGTGGTGATTTAGAAAAAAATGTGTTGCAATTTGTTGGCAATGCCGTTATTGGTTGA
- a CDS encoding BrnT family toxin, protein MLFEWGEEKNKINLQKHYMPLKAGVPVFNDANAIEFEDNRFDYEENRYILVGYDNRTKLLYVVYTMRSVNITRLISVRKATKSERMLYESGGY, encoded by the coding sequence ATGTTATTTGAATGGGGGGAAGAGAAAAACAAAATAAATTTGCAGAAGCATTATATGCCCCTTAAAGCAGGGGTTCCTGTTTTTAATGACGCTAATGCTATTGAATTTGAAGATAATAGGTTTGATTATGAAGAAAACCGCTACATTCTTGTTGGTTATGATAATCGAACTAAACTTCTATATGTTGTTTATACAATGAGAAGTGTAAATATTACAAGGCTAATTTCAGTAAGAAAGGCAACTAAAAGCGAACGTATGCTTTATGAGTCGGGAGGCTATTAA